The Culex pipiens pallens isolate TS chromosome 2, TS_CPP_V2, whole genome shotgun sequence DNA window CTTCTTCTACTTCTCGCCCTCTCGCACCTCCAcactcacacgcacacaccTAAGGGCGCGCGCGCTCTCCGCGTTCACCCAAGCGCACAGCCGATGGGGCGAACCTCACCCATACACCGACAGCGAGagcccgtgtgtgtgtgttcagtAGTCCTCCTATCGCCTTCTCTCCTCTTCTCTCTTTCTCCCTCTGTCCCTCAACGCAAAGCGACGACGGCAGGCAGGCAGAGTTTTGAGCAGCGAACGCGTGCACACATCAGCACCGTGTGCGAGCGAAAAGATAACTGAAGGCTCAGCCGAGAGCGACACGACGAGAGACCCTCTTTCGACTTTGTCGTTTTGGGCTCCGGATCGCTTGAGCGTTGGTTTGGTGGAGGGAATTTTCTTGCAAGCGCAGATGGAGCGCTTCCACTGACAGACGAGAGCGCGCTGTCAGTTTTGGTTTTTGAGCGCGATGAACAGTGGGCTGACAATGGATCTTGGTGGATCTTAACTGGTTCTGTTCTCCCATATCCTTGTCATCAGCGAGCGTTGCAACTGCTTGAAGTGACCTTtaacccagtcacgacgttctaacaggattctagcagatttcttacagagctggatattcttacagcattctagcagaaatgttccaccgttctagcaggtttctggcagaaccagctatGTGACTGTGACTGGGAAGACGAGATAAGGGAAGTTCGGACATCAGTGACAAACCTGCAACTactactcaaaaatatttatcgtAAATACCTTAAAATCAGTCACCCCGCAGCGATTCACAGGTTGGCATCCGTCAGTCCACACTCCAGCTGTACCAAATACGTAAGGATCTTCATCTTGGCGATCGCTCTCTTTTCCGGTGGCAACCGCTGCAGCGGACCAACCAGCGAGAGCGCAAAGTATTCCTCTTCACTCATCTTTGCTGGTGCTGCTGGAGCTACTGAAGCGCTGCTTGTACAACTGCTCGTCGAAGGTTGCTCGATGGCTTGTGGTTTGGCTGGAGTCACACTAACGGATGAGGTGTCCGGTTCAACCACTTCGGCATTCTTGAACTTTTTGGCTTGTTGAGATGATTCAACGCTGTTTGGTAGTTTATGCTTTGCGGTACTGGCCACAACGTTTAGTTGATCTGCTTCATGGTACCCTTCGGATTCAGCTTCTTCGATTAGAACATCTTCGACAAGCTCGTCTGATTCTTCGGTCTGTTCACCAGTCATTTTCTCATCACCAAAACTCTTTTCTGGTTGAGTTTTTCCGCTTGCAACAACGTCCCATGAACTGTCCAAGGCGTTGGTATTACCTTCATCTTCTTGCGCTTTATGATCTTCACCAGCCTCTTCAGCATCGACCTCGAAGGATTCAACAACTTCGTCCGATTCGCGAAGAAGATCGTCAGAACAATCAGCATTTTGTTTGCATTCAGTCCTTTCGTGTTCCTCGCTAGATTCTTCATCTTCGATCAGATGAGTCTCGAGATCATCTTTCGATTCGCTTCCTTCGCTGGGCTCATGTTCGATCAACACTTCGTAATCCGCTTCTTCGATTGCTAATGTCAGCAGAATTCTGTCAAAACGGAAATGTCAACTGTTATAATTACGGAATACAGGACGTTTAGCGGAATCTTACTCTTCTTTATGAGTTGGTGGAGCTTCTCTCTCTTTGATTGTATCGTTCGTTTCATCAAGTGCTTCATCTATTTGGATGACTTGGAaagaaaaaacattgttttaaacatttttttttttttgattaataagaatttgcaaatttttgattcaggctcgatctcgagccagatcgactcgaggctcgagccagatcgactcgaggctcgagccagatcgactcgaggctcgagccaaaattctcagtgggattGTATTGAGAGAGAAATGTACACGCAGACAAATATTTTGTACggtcagcctgtacgaggtttgattcaacaaattttttgtcgaatataatcaacgccgattttgcgttgaaacaaaccttgattttctcaattccacaaaaatctttcgttgttttgaaaaaattgctttgacgtttagcgttaattcaacaaaaaaattcaaattaacaaaacgttttgttgattcaaatatgcccaCAATATGCCTCATTTTTCTGCTAGTAAATAAGTGGTGAGAACTAAAATGTTTGTCAGATAGgcttcaacattttaaatattgaatttaaaattttagagaagCTTTAACaaatacaaagttcaaaacaattatgtattttttcagtgttggcgtccgaaacattaaaaaaatgttactagtgGTTGATGCCTTTCTCACAATCACCCTTAAcacgtaaataacacttaactgcccatgttcacataaatgtcccatatgcaaaaacagcaagctgagaaaaatgcatttgaagttTGCCCCACACATAAGGTTACATGTtatgttttcacgaaaaaactggatttcctcctgatttctagaacaaagtactggatgttacaggcttttctgaaagatctcgcgattctgaacaaaactgcatcaataactcgaaaacgatgaaaatgcatatgggacatttatgcgatcagggtcggttaagtgcttataacttttgataggattgtcagatcttcaatgttttctacccgttggaaaggtcttttgattcaaaaaaaaaatcaaattattcgctctacagcattgccttggcgttctcgattgcgagattcctactcgaaactaggtgttcgaagttttgattgttgaggcaattgcaaacctctttttacacctaagcttccatccaccccgggattcgaactgacgacctttggattgttagtccaactgcctaccagcgactccaccgagacaggacccagggagacgactcctacacctggactgagctaacgacctaacctttttttaggttagtccggggccaacatttacttcccgtccgacggaaggcgtgatcagacaaatctcgtctcgaaaaatgccaccaggaccgtctgggatcgaactcaggccgactgggtgagaggcaatcacgcttacccctacaccacggtcccggcacaggtcttttgattatcaatCCA harbors:
- the LOC120425303 gene encoding uncharacterized protein LOC120425303, coding for MACCIFNGCFNKPFPCGTLVFFNLPKDEPRRGKWLQLSGNEDVQNLPASARRLVCENHFEERYVRRQFHRTTLARDAVPMDHRMRKGDSSVIQIDEALDETNDTIKEREAPPTHKEEILLTLAIEEADYEVLIEHEPSEGSESKDDLETHLIEDEESSEEHERTECKQNADCSDDLLRESDEVVESFEVDAEEAGEDHKAQEDEGNTNALDSSWDVVASGKTQPEKSFGDEKMTGEQTEESDELVEDVLIEEAESEGYHEADQLNVVASTAKHKLPNSVESSQQAKKFKNAEVVEPDTSSVSVTPAKPQAIEQPSTSSCTSSASVAPAAPAKMSEEEYFALSLVGPLQRLPPEKRAIAKMKILTYLVQLECGLTDANL